A single region of the Lactobacillus isalae genome encodes:
- the atpF gene encoding F0F1 ATP synthase subunit B, producing MQFMFAALKLELGDTLYYLLIFAALLLLVKHFAWGPVTKMMEKRRQKVISDLDQAESDRKKAALLANQREAALKDSKQEATQILSTAKSNAEKTKNSIISQADQEAAAIRERASKDAAQAKTDALNEARDQVADISVAIAEKVISKSLSAADQKDLVDQFIKGLND from the coding sequence ATGCAATTTATGTTTGCAGCCTTAAAATTAGAGTTAGGAGATACGCTTTACTATCTTTTGATCTTTGCTGCTTTGCTCCTTTTAGTTAAGCATTTTGCTTGGGGCCCAGTAACAAAGATGATGGAAAAGCGTCGTCAAAAGGTGATCAGTGATCTTGATCAAGCAGAAAGCGACCGTAAAAAGGCAGCTCTTCTTGCTAATCAACGTGAAGCTGCATTGAAAGACTCTAAACAAGAGGCAACACAAATTCTTTCTACTGCAAAGAGCAATGCGGAAAAGACTAAGAATAGTATTATTAGTCAAGCTGATCAAGAAGCTGCCGCAATTAGAGAAAGAGCATCTAAAGATGCTGCACAAGCAAAGACTGATGCTCTAAACGAAGCTCGTGATCAAGTAGCGGATATTTCTGTTGCAATTGCTGAAAAAGTAATTAGTAAGAGTTTATCTGCTGCAGATCAGAAAGACTTGGTAGATCAATTTATCAAGGGGCTGAATGACTAA
- a CDS encoding DUF1146 family protein: MMKQVGIHAIVSLITYLVTIAFSFRAVKGLRVDQLFKKGHTFEIQVFLLFVSIALGFLVGQFILALVDQSLALKMLF; encoded by the coding sequence ATGATGAAACAAGTAGGAATACATGCAATTGTTAGTCTTATAACGTATTTAGTAACTATTGCTTTTTCTTTCAGAGCAGTAAAAGGATTGAGAGTGGATCAACTATTTAAAAAAGGACATACTTTTGAAATTCAAGTATTTTTGCTCTTTGTATCCATTGCTTTAGGATTTTTAGTTGGACAGTTTATTTTAGCTTTAGTTGATCAGTCACTTGCTTTAAAAATGCTTTTTTAA
- the atpE gene encoding F0F1 ATP synthase subunit C has protein sequence MKYLAAAIAAGLAALAASWGNGKVISKTIEGIARQPESANNLRSTMFIGVGLIEAVPILAIVIGFLILFL, from the coding sequence ATGAAATATTTAGCTGCCGCAATTGCCGCCGGTTTAGCTGCTTTAGCTGCTTCCTGGGGTAACGGAAAAGTTATTTCAAAAACTATTGAAGGTATCGCAAGACAACCAGAATCTGCTAACAACTTAAGATCAACTATGTTTATCGGTGTTGGTTTGATCGAAGCCGTTCCTATTTTGGCTATCGTTATTGGTTTCTTGATTCTCTTCCTGTAA
- the atpB gene encoding F0F1 ATP synthase subunit A: MNEKSVVVNLFGLNFNVTNCLGGTLVAIAVFFLVWYLGRNVSLKPNKKQNLLEYLIDFTNGIVKDNVADVDAQKHLSLYAFTLFMFIFFMNQLGLFFEFSINDHILVKSPTANPLITMTMAMMTLLLSYNFGVQKFGAKGYFANYAKPVGFLLPINIIEEFTNFLTLSLRLYGNIYAGEVLLTLIGGRFAKSAGWFTVIASVPLTLIWQGFSVFIGSIQAYVFVTLSMVYIGKKVTEE; the protein is encoded by the coding sequence GTGAATGAGAAATCTGTAGTCGTTAATTTATTCGGCTTGAATTTCAATGTAACTAACTGCTTAGGGGGAACGTTAGTCGCAATTGCGGTTTTCTTTCTTGTTTGGTATTTAGGACGCAATGTTTCTTTGAAACCTAATAAAAAGCAAAATTTGTTAGAATATCTAATTGATTTTACAAATGGAATTGTTAAAGATAATGTTGCTGATGTAGATGCACAAAAGCACCTATCTCTTTATGCCTTTACCCTATTTATGTTCATCTTCTTTATGAACCAGTTGGGTTTGTTCTTTGAGTTTTCAATTAATGACCATATCCTTGTCAAATCACCAACTGCCAACCCATTGATTACAATGACTATGGCGATGATGACATTGCTTTTGTCTTATAACTTTGGTGTTCAGAAGTTTGGTGCTAAAGGTTATTTTGCAAATTATGCAAAACCAGTTGGATTTTTACTTCCAATCAATATTATCGAGGAATTCACTAATTTCTTGACGTTGTCACTACGTCTTTACGGTAATATTTATGCCGGTGAAGTTTTACTAACTTTAATCGGTGGACGTTTTGCAAAGAGTGCGGGTTGGTTTACCGTCATCGCTTCGGTTCCACTAACTTTAATCTGGCAAGGCTTCTCTGTCTTTATTGGCTCTATCCAGGCATATGTATTCGTAACTCTATCGATGGTGTACATTGGTAAGAAGGTTACTGAAGAATAA
- the atpA gene encoding F0F1 ATP synthase subunit alpha, whose amino-acid sequence MSIKAEEISALIKQQLEKYDDKLNVNEVGTVTYVGDGIARAHGLNNVLSSELLQFSNGSYGIAQNLEANDVGIIILGRFDDIREGDQVKRTGRIMEVPVGDQLIGRVVNPLGQPVDGLGEIKTDKTRPIESKAPGVMDRQSVNQPLQTGIKAIDALVPIGRGQRELIIGDRKTGKTALALDTIINQKGQDVICIYVAIGQKESTVKNSVETLKRFGAMDYTIVVEAGPSEPAPMLYIAPYAGTAMGEEFMYNGKDVLIVFDDLSKQAVAYREISLLLRRPPGREAYPGDVFYLHSRLLERSAKLNKKLGGGSMTALPFIQTQAGDISAYIPTNVISITDGQIFLEADLFFAGTRPAINAGESVSRVGGSAQIKAMKKVAGTLRVDLASYRELESFAQFGSDLDQATQAKLNRGRRTVEVLKQPLHKPLPVEDEVLILYALTHGFLDAIPVPDIQRYELELYDYFASNYNDLLDVIRTTGDLPEEDKLNEALKNFNEGFSISKK is encoded by the coding sequence TTGAGCATTAAAGCGGAAGAAATTAGCGCTTTGATCAAGCAACAACTTGAGAAATATGATGATAAGCTCAACGTCAACGAAGTTGGTACTGTTACCTACGTCGGTGACGGTATCGCCCGTGCTCACGGTCTAAACAACGTATTATCAAGTGAATTATTACAATTTTCTAATGGTTCATATGGTATTGCGCAAAACCTAGAAGCTAATGATGTTGGTATCATCATCTTGGGTCGCTTTGACGATATTCGTGAAGGTGACCAAGTTAAGCGTACTGGTCGAATTATGGAAGTTCCTGTTGGCGATCAATTAATTGGTCGTGTTGTGAACCCATTAGGACAACCAGTAGATGGTTTAGGTGAGATTAAGACTGATAAGACTAGACCTATTGAAAGTAAAGCTCCTGGTGTTATGGATAGACAATCCGTTAACCAACCTTTACAAACTGGTATTAAAGCTATTGACGCTTTAGTTCCAATTGGTCGAGGACAGCGTGAATTGATTATTGGTGACCGTAAGACAGGTAAAACTGCTCTTGCTTTGGACACTATTATTAATCAAAAGGGACAAGACGTCATTTGTATTTACGTTGCCATTGGTCAAAAGGAATCAACAGTTAAGAACTCTGTTGAAACCTTAAAACGATTTGGTGCTATGGACTACACAATCGTAGTTGAAGCTGGACCTAGTGAACCAGCACCAATGCTTTACATCGCTCCATATGCAGGTACTGCTATGGGTGAAGAGTTTATGTACAATGGTAAGGATGTATTAATTGTATTTGACGACTTAAGTAAACAAGCCGTTGCTTACCGTGAAATTTCCTTACTTCTTCGTCGTCCGCCTGGTCGTGAAGCTTACCCAGGTGACGTATTCTACTTACACTCTCGTTTACTAGAACGTAGTGCTAAGTTGAATAAGAAACTTGGTGGCGGTTCTATGACTGCCTTACCATTTATTCAAACCCAAGCTGGAGATATTTCAGCATATATTCCAACTAACGTTATTTCCATTACTGATGGACAGATTTTCTTGGAAGCTGATTTATTCTTTGCTGGTACTCGTCCTGCCATTAACGCTGGTGAATCTGTTTCTCGTGTTGGTGGTAGTGCACAGATCAAGGCTATGAAGAAAGTAGCAGGTACGTTGCGTGTGGACTTGGCTTCATATAGAGAGCTTGAAAGTTTCGCTCAATTTGGTAGTGATCTTGATCAAGCTACTCAGGCTAAGTTAAATCGTGGTCGTCGTACAGTTGAAGTATTGAAGCAGCCACTTCACAAGCCACTACCTGTTGAAGATGAAGTATTGATTCTTTATGCTTTAACACATGGCTTTTTGGATGCAATTCCTGTACCTGATATTCAACGTTATGAACTTGAATTATATGATTACTTCGCAAGTAACTATAATGACTTACTTGACGTAATCCGTACTACAGGAGATTTACCTGAGGAAGATAAGCTTAATGAGGCTTTAAAGAACTTCAACGAAGGTTTTTCAATCAGTAAGAAATAG
- a CDS encoding F0F1 ATP synthase subunit gamma — MAESLLELKKKIASIQKTGQITEAMRMVSGVKLNRTEKLDQEYTIYNDKVRATVSHLMSSQIVKQLGKETKEYNEFGGSASIDYSNFFDLGTLASLVQPRKKIKSTGYLVISGDRGLVGSYNSQVIKNMMSIFKDADAQDKDVKILAVGSVAAQFFKKQNLNVVYEYSGVSDVPTYNEVRDIVQTAVKMYLNGVYDELFVCYTHHVNTLTSAFRVESMLPISDIDINHKDTMPKDYIIEPDVDSVLKTVLPQFAKSMIFGAILDAKTAEHASSMTAMQSASKNADDVVSGLKTKLNRARQAQITTEITEIIGGANALE; from the coding sequence TTGGCAGAATCTCTCCTTGAACTGAAAAAAAAGATTGCTTCAATCCAGAAGACTGGTCAAATCACCGAGGCTATGAGAATGGTTTCTGGTGTTAAATTGAACAGAACTGAAAAACTAGATCAAGAATATACTATTTACAACGATAAAGTTAGAGCAACAGTTTCTCACTTAATGAGTTCACAAATTGTTAAACAATTGGGTAAAGAAACTAAAGAATACAACGAATTTGGTGGCTCTGCTAGCATCGATTACAGTAATTTCTTTGATTTAGGTACTCTTGCGTCTTTAGTTCAACCTCGTAAAAAGATTAAATCTACTGGTTATTTAGTAATCAGTGGGGATAGAGGTTTAGTTGGTTCTTATAACAGTCAAGTTATTAAGAATATGATGAGTATCTTTAAAGATGCCGACGCTCAAGATAAAGACGTTAAGATTTTGGCAGTTGGTAGTGTAGCAGCACAATTCTTTAAGAAGCAAAATCTTAATGTTGTGTATGAATATAGCGGTGTGAGTGATGTTCCAACTTATAATGAAGTAAGAGATATTGTTCAAACTGCTGTGAAGATGTATTTAAATGGAGTTTATGACGAACTTTTCGTTTGTTATACTCACCACGTAAATACATTAACTTCTGCTTTTAGAGTAGAAAGTATGCTTCCAATTTCTGATATTGATATTAATCATAAAGATACAATGCCAAAGGATTACATCATTGAACCAGATGTTGATTCAGTATTAAAGACGGTTTTACCTCAATTTGCTAAATCAATGATCTTTGGGGCTATTTTGGATGCTAAAACAGCAGAACATGCAAGTTCAATGACTGCAATGCAAAGTGCATCTAAAAATGCTGATGATGTTGTTTCTGGTTTGAAGACTAAATTGAACCGAGCAAGACAGGCACAAATTACTACCGAAATTACCGAAATTATCGGTGGTGCAAATGCCTTAGAATAA
- a CDS encoding F0F1 ATP synthase subunit delta encodes MALSREEIASRYSKALFAYAQDAKKLDEVHEDMNVLLQVAKENPDMLRLLSDPIIRKNQKEEFLSSFSNEFSAETKNFLDFLLEYRRFNALTEIINAFDALYDQDKNIASGTAVSAIKLEEDELNRISQAYAKKYGFKELILTNEVDSSILGGIILKVGDRIIDGSIRTRLQQIREQLIENR; translated from the coding sequence ATGGCTTTAAGTAGAGAAGAAATTGCTTCCAGATACAGTAAAGCTTTGTTTGCTTACGCACAGGATGCTAAAAAGCTTGATGAAGTACACGAAGATATGAATGTGTTGCTTCAAGTAGCTAAAGAAAATCCTGACATGCTACGCTTGTTAAGCGATCCAATTATTCGAAAGAATCAAAAAGAAGAATTTTTATCTAGTTTTAGTAATGAATTTTCTGCTGAGACAAAGAACTTTTTAGACTTTCTCTTAGAATACAGAAGATTTAATGCGTTAACTGAGATTATTAATGCATTCGATGCATTGTATGACCAAGATAAAAATATTGCTTCTGGTACAGCAGTTAGTGCTATTAAGCTTGAAGAAGATGAATTAAATCGTATTAGTCAAGCTTATGCCAAGAAGTATGGCTTTAAGGAATTGATTCTGACAAATGAAGTGGATTCCAGTATCTTGGGAGGTATCATCCTCAAAGTCGGGGATCGAATTATTGATGGTTCTATAAGAACTAGATTGCAACAAATTCGTGAGCAATTAATTGAAAATAGATAA
- a CDS encoding DNA-directed RNA polymerase subunit beta has translation MNRESFNFSLVGKHLKKVGKILLYLFVTMLIGALIGCGVASGNPFAIFFPTTWVHFFEFLS, from the coding sequence ATGAACAGAGAAAGTTTTAATTTTTCATTAGTAGGTAAGCATTTAAAAAAAGTGGGAAAGATTCTTTTGTACTTGTTTGTAACAATGCTGATTGGAGCATTGATTGGATGCGGTGTCGCAAGTGGTAATCCTTTTGCAATTTTCTTTCCTACCACATGGGTTCATTTTTTTGAATTTTTAAGTTAA
- the atpD gene encoding F0F1 ATP synthase subunit beta, with protein MGKGEIVQVIGPVVDVEFPLDKDLPDINNALRVTNNNGDTLVLEVTLELGDGVLRTISMESTDGLRRGMEVEDTGAPISVPVGKDTLGRVFNVLGDPIDGGPALGKDVKREGIHKEAPKYDELSTSEEILETGIKVIDLLEPYVRGGKVGLFGGAGVGKTTIIQELIHNIAQEHGGISVFTGVGERTREGNDLYFEMKASGVLSKTAMVFGQMNEPPGARMRVALTGLTIAEYFRDVEGLDVLLFIDNIFRFTQAGSEVSALLGRMPSAVGYQPTLATEMGQLQERITSTKKGSITSIQAVYVPADDYTDPAPATTFAHLDATTNLERRLVEQGIYPAVDPLESTSSALDPEVVGEEHYEVAVQVQHILQRYQELQDIISVLGMDELSDDEKLIVERARKIQFFLSQNFFVAEQFTGLPGSYVPIKETIKGFKMIIDGKLDDLPEDAFRNVGPIEDVVKKAEKMGVTPKNPEAKAMLEAK; from the coding sequence TTGGGTAAAGGCGAAATTGTCCAAGTTATTGGACCTGTCGTTGATGTGGAATTCCCACTAGATAAAGATTTGCCTGATATTAATAACGCCTTACGTGTCACAAACAATAACGGTGATACACTTGTTCTTGAAGTTACACTAGAACTTGGTGATGGTGTTTTAAGAACTATCTCAATGGAATCTACCGACGGTTTGAGACGTGGAATGGAAGTTGAAGACACAGGTGCTCCAATTTCTGTTCCTGTTGGTAAAGATACTTTAGGACGTGTCTTTAACGTATTAGGTGATCCAATTGATGGTGGTCCTGCTTTAGGTAAAGATGTAAAACGTGAAGGTATTCATAAAGAAGCACCTAAGTACGATGAATTAAGTACGAGTGAAGAAATTCTTGAAACTGGTATTAAAGTTATTGATTTGCTTGAACCATATGTTCGTGGTGGTAAAGTTGGTCTATTCGGTGGTGCCGGTGTTGGTAAGACAACTATTATCCAAGAATTAATTCACAACATTGCTCAAGAACACGGTGGTATTTCAGTATTCACCGGTGTTGGTGAAAGAACACGTGAAGGTAATGACCTTTACTTTGAAATGAAGGCATCTGGAGTTCTATCAAAGACTGCCATGGTCTTTGGTCAGATGAACGAGCCACCTGGTGCCAGAATGCGTGTTGCATTAACTGGTTTGACTATTGCGGAATACTTCCGTGATGTTGAAGGCTTGGACGTATTATTGTTTATTGATAATATTTTCCGTTTCACTCAGGCTGGTTCTGAAGTTTCCGCTCTTCTTGGTCGTATGCCAAGTGCCGTTGGTTACCAACCAACTTTGGCAACTGAAATGGGTCAACTACAAGAGCGTATCACTTCTACTAAGAAGGGATCTATCACTTCAATTCAGGCTGTTTATGTTCCAGCTGACGACTATACTGACCCAGCTCCAGCAACTACATTCGCTCACTTGGATGCTACTACTAACCTAGAACGTCGTTTGGTTGAACAAGGTATTTATCCAGCTGTTGACCCACTTGAGTCAACTTCTAGTGCACTTGATCCTGAAGTTGTTGGTGAAGAACACTATGAAGTAGCTGTCCAAGTTCAACATATTTTGCAACGTTATCAAGAATTGCAAGATATCATTTCCGTTTTAGGTATGGATGAATTATCAGATGATGAAAAATTAATTGTTGAACGTGCAAGAAAGATTCAATTCTTCCTTTCACAAAACTTCTTTGTTGCTGAACAATTTACTGGTCTTCCAGGTTCATATGTTCCAATTAAAGAAACAATTAAAGGCTTCAAGATGATCATTGATGGTAAATTAGATGATCTTCCAGAAGATGCTTTCCGTAACGTTGGACCAATTGAAGACGTTGTTAAGAAGGCTGAAAAGATGGGAGTTACTCCTAAAAATCCTGAAGCAAAAGCAATGCTAGAAGCAAAGTAG
- a CDS encoding L-threonylcarbamoyladenylate synthase gives METKIFNKEQIPEAVEFLKKGELVAFPTETVYGLGALATNEKAVKGVYAAKGRPSDNPLIVTVSDEKMMENYVNEVPERAKKLIKHFWPGPLTIILFVKKGSLPNAVTGGLPTAAFRCPDDEMTHDLISELGKPIVGPSANTSTKPSPTTAEHVYHDLKGKIAGIIDNGPTEIGLESTIVDLSVETPTVLRPGEITPEEISSVLGEEVLMNKGTTQTKGVPKAPGMKYRHYAPSAPVFIVDKEEDFSKIKWNDETGVAALDEVLEKIDSPNKYTLGKTIDKAAHNLFGALRYFDGESKIKRIYVQGFDHGDISAAYMNRLNKAAAGHHFH, from the coding sequence ATGGAAACTAAGATTTTCAATAAAGAACAAATTCCTGAAGCAGTTGAGTTTTTGAAAAAAGGTGAATTAGTAGCCTTTCCCACGGAAACCGTATATGGTCTTGGTGCATTAGCAACTAATGAAAAAGCTGTTAAGGGAGTCTATGCAGCTAAGGGACGTCCTAGCGACAATCCGTTAATTGTGACAGTGTCTGATGAGAAAATGATGGAGAACTATGTTAACGAGGTACCTGAACGAGCAAAGAAGCTAATTAAGCATTTTTGGCCTGGTCCGCTAACTATTATTCTCTTTGTTAAAAAGGGTAGCTTACCAAATGCCGTAACGGGCGGTCTTCCAACTGCAGCTTTTCGCTGTCCAGATGATGAAATGACTCATGATTTGATTAGTGAATTAGGGAAACCTATTGTCGGCCCATCTGCTAACACTTCAACTAAGCCAAGTCCGACAACTGCAGAACATGTTTATCATGATTTAAAAGGAAAAATTGCGGGAATTATTGATAACGGACCAACTGAGATTGGTTTAGAGTCAACAATTGTTGACTTGTCAGTTGAGACACCAACTGTTCTTCGTCCAGGTGAAATCACTCCCGAGGAAATTTCTTCAGTTTTAGGAGAAGAAGTTTTAATGAATAAGGGTACTACACAAACTAAGGGTGTACCTAAGGCTCCAGGGATGAAGTATCGTCATTATGCGCCTAGCGCTCCGGTTTTCATCGTTGATAAGGAAGAAGATTTCTCGAAAATTAAGTGGAATGATGAAACTGGTGTGGCTGCGTTAGACGAAGTATTAGAAAAGATTGATAGTCCTAATAAATATACTTTAGGTAAAACAATTGATAAAGCCGCTCATAATTTATTTGGTGCGTTAAGATACTTTGATGGTGAGAGCAAAATTAAGCGTATCTACGTTCAAGGATTTGATCATGGAGATATTAGTGCTGCTTACATGAATCGTTTGAATAAGGCCGCTGCTGGTCATCATTTTCATTAA
- a CDS encoding F0F1 ATP synthase subunit epsilon, which produces MADPEKILKVSVVTPDGIVYSHNATMVAMRAIDGERTIMYDHLPIVTPLAIGEVRVKRTHEMNDRIDHIAVNGGYIEFSNNEATIIADSAERARNIDVQRARSAKKRAEQHMQEAKEKHNEREMLEAEIALRRAVNRLHVRENYGK; this is translated from the coding sequence ATGGCAGATCCAGAAAAGATTTTAAAAGTTAGCGTTGTAACACCTGATGGGATTGTCTATTCTCATAATGCTACTATGGTAGCAATGAGGGCAATTGATGGTGAACGTACTATTATGTATGATCACCTTCCAATTGTTACACCTTTGGCTATTGGTGAAGTTCGTGTAAAGAGAACGCATGAAATGAATGATCGTATTGATCATATCGCTGTTAACGGTGGCTACATCGAGTTTTCAAACAATGAAGCTACAATTATAGCAGATAGTGCGGAACGTGCTCGAAACATTGATGTTCAACGTGCACGGTCAGCTAAGAAGCGGGCAGAACAACACATGCAAGAAGCTAAAGAAAAGCATAATGAGAGAGAAATGTTAGAAGCTGAAATTGCTTTACGTCGTGCGGTTAACAGATTGCATGTACGTGAAAATTACGGCAAATAA
- the prmC gene encoding peptide chain release factor N(5)-glutamine methyltransferase, translating to MPKSLKTIKDSVLKDNPEIRSDDIDYVLGERLGYTPSEFELHINDELDSEQEKQALKDMKKLRRGISPQYILGYAWFYGYKILVNRGVLIPRFETEELVKWALENIDSGEKILDLGTGSGAIMVALVKQAHDKGIDNLTLYASDITDSALRESEENFLKYDLDVKTRKANVLVGLEKFDTIISNPPYIKTSEKDLMDANVIKNEPDTALYGGEDGLDFYRKFAKQIRFHLNSHGQFFLEFGFSEKRQLEELFETELPDFEIEFRDDLAGKPRMVHGRWKK from the coding sequence ATGCCTAAAAGTTTAAAAACAATCAAAGATTCTGTATTAAAAGATAATCCGGAAATTCGTTCTGATGATATTGATTATGTTCTGGGGGAAAGATTAGGATATACTCCTTCAGAATTTGAGCTACATATTAACGATGAATTAGATTCAGAACAAGAGAAGCAAGCATTAAAAGATATGAAAAAATTGCGCCGAGGAATTTCTCCGCAATATATCTTGGGCTATGCTTGGTTTTATGGTTATAAAATTTTAGTTAATCGTGGAGTTTTAATACCTCGTTTTGAAACTGAAGAGTTAGTTAAGTGGGCTCTTGAAAACATTGATTCTGGTGAAAAAATTCTTGACCTAGGCACCGGATCGGGAGCAATTATGGTTGCTTTAGTAAAGCAGGCACACGATAAAGGCATTGATAATCTAACTTTATATGCTAGCGATATTACAGATTCTGCTTTACGTGAGAGTGAAGAAAACTTTTTAAAATACGATTTAGATGTTAAAACCCGTAAGGCTAATGTATTAGTGGGTTTAGAGAAATTTGATACTATCATTTCTAATCCTCCTTATATAAAAACTAGTGAAAAAGATTTGATGGATGCAAATGTAATAAAAAATGAGCCAGATACTGCCTTGTATGGTGGGGAAGACGGGTTAGATTTTTATCGTAAGTTTGCTAAGCAGATTCGTTTTCATTTAAATTCTCATGGACAATTTTTCTTAGAATTTGGTTTTAGTGAAAAGAGACAACTAGAAGAGCTATTTGAAACTGAATTACCGGATTTTGAAATTGAGTTTAGAGATGATTTAGCAGGTAAGCCAAGAATGGTTCATGGAAGGTGGAAAAAATAA
- the mreB gene encoding rod shape-determining protein, translated as MARDIGIDLGTANVLINVSGKGIVLNEPSVVAVDTDKDKVVAVGTEAYKMVGRTPGNIRVIRPLKNGVIADFDITEEMLSYFIEKLNVKGFMSKPNILICAPTGVTSIEQKAIIQAAEKSGGGRVYLDFEPKVAAVGAGLDIFKPQGNMVIDIGGGTTDIAVLSMGEIVTSRSLRWAGDKMNQAIASYIKRSKNLLIGQHTAEQIKIQLGTAFEADPTKKMTVRGRDMVDGLPKQVTINELEVQKALEDGLMSIVAATKEVLEQTPPELSADIIDRGIMLTGGGALLKNIDKLITYYLQVPVLKADNPLEAVANGTGVLLKNIENHQRH; from the coding sequence GTGGCAAGAGATATAGGAATTGATTTAGGAACTGCAAATGTTCTGATAAACGTATCTGGCAAAGGAATTGTTTTAAATGAACCTTCCGTTGTTGCTGTTGATACTGATAAAGATAAAGTTGTCGCAGTCGGTACTGAGGCATATAAGATGGTAGGGCGTACACCAGGTAATATTAGAGTAATTAGACCTTTAAAGAATGGTGTAATTGCTGATTTTGATATTACAGAAGAAATGTTAAGCTATTTTATTGAAAAATTAAATGTAAAAGGTTTTATGTCAAAACCTAACATTTTAATTTGTGCTCCTACTGGGGTTACTTCAATTGAGCAAAAAGCCATTATTCAAGCTGCTGAGAAGTCTGGAGGCGGTCGTGTATATTTAGACTTTGAACCTAAAGTTGCAGCTGTTGGGGCTGGTTTAGACATCTTTAAACCTCAAGGAAACATGGTTATTGATATTGGTGGTGGTACGACAGATATCGCAGTTTTGTCAATGGGAGAAATTGTAACTTCTCGTTCCCTTCGTTGGGCTGGTGACAAAATGAATCAAGCTATTGCAAGTTATATCAAGAGAAGCAAGAACCTTTTAATTGGACAACACACTGCTGAACAAATCAAAATTCAGTTGGGAACCGCTTTTGAAGCTGATCCAACTAAGAAAATGACTGTTCGTGGACGTGATATGGTTGATGGATTGCCAAAACAAGTTACTATTAACGAATTAGAGGTACAAAAAGCTCTTGAAGATGGTTTAATGTCAATTGTTGCAGCCACTAAAGAAGTTTTAGAACAAACACCGCCAGAGTTATCTGCTGATATTATTGATCGAGGTATTATGTTAACTGGTGGTGGGGCTTTACTTAAAAATATTGATAAATTGATTACTTATTATCTTCAAGTCCCTGTTTTAAAAGCTGATAATCCATTAGAAGCAGTTGCCAATGGTACAGGTGTATTACTTAAAAATATTGAAAATCACCAGAGACATTAA
- the upp gene encoding uracil phosphoribosyltransferase, which translates to MGKFTVLNHPLIQHKLTIIRKKDTGTNEFRQIVGEIGGLMVYEMTRDLPLKNVEIETPIGKSTQKELAGKKLVIVPILRAGLGMVDGVLQMIPSAKVGHIGMYRDEETLKPHEYFFKMPPDIEERECIIVDPMLATGGSANMAIEALKKRGAKNIRLAVLVAAPEGVKAVQEANPDVDIYAAAEDEKLMDNGYIYPGLGDAGDRLFGTK; encoded by the coding sequence ATGGGTAAGTTTACCGTTTTGAATCACCCGTTGATCCAACATAAGTTGACAATCATTCGTAAGAAAGATACAGGTACGAATGAATTTCGTCAAATTGTTGGTGAAATTGGTGGACTCATGGTGTATGAAATGACACGCGATTTGCCATTGAAGAATGTTGAGATTGAAACTCCAATCGGAAAGTCAACTCAAAAGGAATTAGCAGGTAAGAAGTTGGTTATTGTGCCAATTTTACGTGCTGGTCTTGGAATGGTTGATGGTGTTCTTCAAATGATCCCATCTGCAAAGGTAGGACATATTGGAATGTATCGTGATGAAGAAACTTTGAAGCCACATGAATATTTCTTCAAGATGCCACCAGATATTGAAGAGCGTGAATGTATTATTGTTGATCCAATGCTTGCAACAGGTGGATCAGCAAATATGGCTATTGAGGCATTAAAGAAGCGTGGCGCAAAGAACATTCGATTAGCTGTTTTAGTAGCTGCTCCTGAAGGTGTAAAGGCTGTTCAAGAAGCAAATCCAGATGTTGACATCTATGCTGCAGCAGAAGATGAAAAATTAATGGATAACGGTTACATCTACCCAGGTCTAGGGGATGCAGGAGATAGATTGTTCGGAACTAAGTAA